In Schistocerca serialis cubense isolate TAMUIC-IGC-003099 unplaced genomic scaffold, iqSchSeri2.2 HiC_scaffold_1195, whole genome shotgun sequence, a single window of DNA contains:
- the LOC126434742 gene encoding atherin-like, with the protein MSGVNSRGTCVLDGARHTPAGAGAQQAPPTQKRRPPHPGQGQEHGKRRQSESGAHRTPAGAKSAASAANAKAAPAAPRPEPRAQQAPPQPKRRPPHPGRSQSTANAANAKAAPATPRPRPRAQQAPPKQKRRPPHPGRSQEHSKRRQSKSGARRTPAGAKSTASAANAKAAPAAPRPEPRAQQAPPTQKRRPPHPGRSQSTASAAEASKCHSPVSKDTRHKCPTP; encoded by the exons ATGTCGGGAGTTAACTCCCGTGGCACTTGTGTCTTGGA CGGCGCCCGCCACACCCCGGCCGGAGCCGGGGCGCAGCAAGCGCCGCCAACGCAAAAGCGGCGCCCGCCGCACCCCGGCCAAGGCCAAGAGCACGGCAAGCGCCGCCAAAGTGAAAGCGGCGCCCACCGCACCCCGGCCGGAGCCAAGAGCGCAGCAAGCGCCGCCAACGCAAAAGCGGCGCCCGCCGCACCCCGGCCGGAGCCAAGAGCACAGCAAGCGCCGCCACAGCCAAAGCGGCGCCCGCCGCACCCCGGCCGGAGCCAGAGCACAGCAAACGCCGCCAACGCAAAAGCGGCACCCGCCACACCCCGGCCAAGGCCAAGAGCACAGCAGGCGCCGCCAAAGCAAAAGCGGCGCCCGCCGCACCCCGGCCGGAGCCAAGAGCACAGCAAGCGCCGCCAAAGCAAAAGCGGCGCCCGCCGCACCCCGGCCGGAGCCAAGAGCACAGCAAGCGCCGCCAACGCAAAAGCGGCGCCCGCCGCACCCCGGCCGGAGCCAAGAGCACAGCAAGCGCCGCCAACGCAAAAGCGGCGCCCGCCGCACCCCGGCCGGAGCCAGAGCACAGCAAGCGCCGCAGAAGCGAGCAAGTGCCATTCGCCAGTGAGCAAGGATACTAGACACAAGTGTCCGACACCTTAG